DNA sequence from the Epinephelus moara isolate mb chromosome 3, YSFRI_EMoa_1.0, whole genome shotgun sequence genome:
TAATCTGAAGTAAACCTTCTTGGCTTCTACAGGTGACAGGAACATCCTGCAAATTTTAAAAACCAAGTGgtggaaatatttagtgatGGGTCTGGCAGATGTGGAGGCAAACTACACAGTTGTGAAGGCCTACCAGTTCACCACCCTGACAAGTATACAGGTAAGGGCTCATGtatgctcaatgttagatatggagacagagatggatgaAGCCTTTTGTCTGTACTCTGCTTCCATTTCTTCCATAGCTGTGCTCGTTTTCTAAAGGCTTACAGATACAGACGAAACAGAGCAGTATCACTAGAGATCATGGAGAcagtgtagtgtagttcaaGTGAGATGCCACCATAGGAGATGATgaagaaatttaaaaactatTGCAATTTATTGTGTGGATAAAGAATTGTAAATCTCAGCTGTCGGTACCTTATCTGTAAAATATACATAATGTTGTTTATTCAGTGTGTAATGTGACCTCTAAAACTCATCCCATCCATCTGACTTTTATCAATAACATATACAACATATACTTAATGCTAGTTTGTATTTGTGACACTGTGTGTTTCAGCTGCTGGACTGCTTCGTCATCCCAGTGCTGATGGTTCTCTCCTGGTTCTTCCTGAAGACTCGCTACAAGCTGGTCCACTTTGTAGCTGTAGGGGTGTGTTTGCTGGGGGTGGGGGCCATGGTGGGAGCTGACATCCTGGCTGGAAGAGACCAGGGATCCAGTAAGTGTCTTTAAAGTTCTGAGACTTTATATGAAGCTTGTTTATCAGAATCATCAAAATATTTCAATGCTATATTATGTCCTGTCCtggaggaaatttcttcaactttggcacaaacgttcatgTGGAcccagcaatgaactgattagaattcggtggtcataggtcaaaggtcaaggccactgtgacctcatctgtctcattcttgtgaacagaatatctcaagaactccttgagggatttttttccacattaggCACAAGCGTTCACTTTGAcgcaacaatgaactgatcaggATTttgtggtcaagggtcaaggtcactgtgacctaacaTCGGTCTCATtctcattagcgcaatatctcaagatagccttgagggaatttcctcacatttggtacaaacatccacTGAAGAATGAACTCATTAGAATGTAGTGATCGGATGtcgaaggtcactgtgacctcacaaaacatgtttttggccgtaACTCTACACTAATTCTGACAaataatttcacacaaatgtcaaacaggataaaatgatgaagtgatgacattttatattcaaaggGCAAAGGTCAAATAAGCAATCAGACAATCAGAAAGGTTGAACTGACAAACGTGcttgaaagagaaaatgaaggtGTACAGTAAAATTATTACCCAAACTGTGGCTAAACTGTCTTGTAGTGTAAGTGTAGCCATATTTGCAAATCTTTCATTTTACGACAACTGATGGAAATGATGGCTTGAACATTTTGCCTCTTGCTCAGAAGTTGCTGCATAAAAGTATAAATATTATTAACTTGTAAGATGCCTGTCTGTAACTGTCGGTCTGTCTCTGTGCAGCCAGTGATGTGGTGCTGGGAGATGGTCTGgtcctgctcagcgctgtcctCTACGCTGTATCCAATGTGTGCCAGGAGTACACAGTGAAGAACCTGAGTCGGGTTGAATTCCTGGGCATGATGGGCCTTTTTGGGACACTCATCAGCGGCGTACAGCTGTGGGTTATTGTTTAAATCCCTCATATATTCCGATGTACAATTAAAATGGATCACTGCAGCCACATGCAGTGTGGTTTAGTTTGTTTCCTCACCATGCTAACTTTGTGTTGCTTCCTATTGCAGAGCTGCACTGGAGACTCAAGCAGTGGCTGCGATAAAGTGGGACTTTCACATTTGTAAGTTAACTTCCTGTCCTGTTAAATTAtagtatttaaataaatgagGACAGTGGTGGAACAGAAAAGCAACCGTATCTTACTAAAGCCCAGTCACTGTGTTCTGCAGCCATGCTGTTTGCAGTCTACGCCCTGTGTATGTACGCACTGTACAGCTTCATGCCTGTGGTGGTGAAGATGACCAGCGCTACTGCGGTCAACCTCTCGCTGCTCACCGCTGACCTCTTCAGCCTCTTCTGTGGCATCTTCCTCTTCCACTACACAGTGAGTGTCATTAGATTTGGTGCTATAATGTTTCTGTTGGATCCTTTTTCATGTTTAATGGGCTTGATCGCCTTTTGTTACACTGAattcagttgaaaaaaaaactgttttaatgtTGCGTATCATTGAgggaaaatataaatatttatacaaTTCCTGGAGAAAACAAGTTTAGGCAGGACTTGTccttaattttcattttatttccagCAACAGGAAGTGACTTTATTGATCCTACATTTAAGGAACTGTAGCAGAAAATCTATTAGTAGCTATTAGAGTGGAAAATAATATTTACCAGAGAGTACCTAAAATAACATGACAAATAGCCACTTCGTTAGCACACAGGTATATAGGTCACACATTAGTTTGCATCAGTTTCTTGAAAggctttggtggtcaaaggtcaaggtcgctgtgacctaGCATacatttcattcttgtgaacgcaatatctcaagaacagcttgagggaatttcttcatatttggcactaacgttcacttggactcaactatggaaatgattagattttgatggtcaaaggtcaaggtcactgtgaccatgtctgtttcatttttgtgaatgcaatacTTCAAGAACACTGTAAGGGAATTTCTCCAAAATTGGCAccaatgttcacttggactgaagaataaccGGATTAGatgtttgtggtcaaaggtcagtgtgacctctcaaaatatgttttggcccaaactcaagaattcatacactaattacgACAAagcttcacacaaatgtctgataggataaaataatgaattgatGGCATTTTTTGGTCCAAAAGGCATCACCgtccactgtgacatcataatgtttcgcaaaaacacttttctggttgttactcagcatcatatctcaggaacagatgaggagacatttggtcagatactgaattagtgacactaatcttgggtgtccaccttgaaactgtgctgattgtacagatcttctgtgctgcctcattgaagatgtgtgtgaagcatccatgttttcacagacatgaatatTTGCtgctcccattagtcacttagacacaaaacatgggacAATAGGTCCCAGGTTGAAGAATACCAAAGTGAGCCATGTATTGTTCCATACCGATTGGCTAGTTTAGGTGATAGCTTGCAGTAAACAGAGTTTCACCTCCTAAAAGTGTTATTAACACATCAGTATTGTGTCTCATCCTCAGTTTTCAACTCTGTACATCATCTCCTTTGTCGTCATTACTGTGGGTTTCGTCATGTTCAACGCCGTTCCCACGTACTCGGTGTTACCAGAGTCCGGCTCCAGTGAGGACGACCCCACTGACGCGTCAGCTGAGAGCCCCTTGGACCATTTATTGTCTGTGGGCAGAGACACGGAGAGGACTGAGACAGTCACTGCTCTGGCTGCACTGTGACTGAAAACTACTGACTGAAGACAGAAGGCTGTACTGTAGCTGAAAACGGATCTGCTGAAACACTTAGTTTTTCTTCCATTATAGGTcagttttttttgcctttattggatagAGCAgctgaagacagacaggaaaggGGGGGAAACAGAGAGGACATGCAGTAAAGTGTTGCAGGTCGGAATCAAACCCCGTCTGCTGCTAAGGACTCAGCCTACATGAGGtgcacactctaccaggtgagctccAGGTGCCCCAACATTGTTACAGAATGACATTGTTTTTGTACTTAAACAGAAAGTTCACTGATTTTTGGTATGTTGCATTTTCAGAATCAAAGAAAATGCAGCTGTATGACACCTCATTGCATTGTAGTATTAGCACATTCctatttatgtcattttttaaaagatatttctCTGTCACCGATGATTGAATATCTGTTACTGCACATGTGCTGGATGTCGATGTGTTGAACACAAACAATGCACTGCTATTTATTGTGCCAAATTGTAAGTGTTACTTCTGCTCTCCTTTGTTTAATATTAATGATATTTTACGATTATATCATGtcattgttttaaatttaaacacaaGCCAATCATGAAGTGAAATTTTTATGTCTGTTGCTGATGGTGctgttacagttttttttttatctgccaGATGTACTGCAAATCACATGGTTGTCTCTGCCGTGTGTAAAGCATGTTAGCGTGCAGCAgcagttttacttttttactattaaattaattttatattctctctgcatcatttttcattttctttacacTGTTAATGTGTCTGGTTGGTCTATGTATGCTGCTTTAACCAGTGTGTATGTACACAGGATATTTATCTACACACAGGTAATGGAGGTACAACAAAATATGTTAGCTATTTTTTGGAAAGAACTATGATCCtcaataaattaattttctaCATAAGCTGAAATACACTCATAACAGTAATACTCACTCACTAGATCAGCATTTTTattccatccattcattttcaactgcttatctgaAGCCGGGTCTtgagggcagcaggctgagcaaagttttccagacgtccctctccccagcaacgctttccagctcctcctggtggaccccaaggcgttcccaggccagacaaatGGAGgaccctgatcagatgcctgaac
Encoded proteins:
- the LOC126385444 gene encoding solute carrier family 35 member F2-like: MEGHEEERLCGKFRVACGLYSYNLRDVFTWHLLKTIIMGQVLSLLICGTAVSCQYLANAKVETPMLQSFLNYALLLLVYTTMLCTRKGDRNILQILKTKWWKYLVMGLADVEANYTVVKAYQFTTLTSIQLLDCFVIPVLMVLSWFFLKTRYKLVHFVAVGVCLLGVGAMVGADILAGRDQGSTSDVVLGDGLVLLSAVLYAVSNVCQEYTVKNLSRVEFLGMMGLFGTLISGVQLAALETQAVAAIKWDFHISMLFAVYALCMYALYSFMPVVVKMTSATAVNLSLLTADLFSLFCGIFLFHYTFSTLYIISFVVITVGFVMFNAVPTYSVLPESGSSEDDPTDASAESPLDHLLSVGRDTERTETVTALAAL